The following coding sequences lie in one Leptospira inadai serovar Lyme str. 10 genomic window:
- a CDS encoding putative quinol monooxygenase yields MIVTVSSYKILPEKIQEFLQISSDLAKESIKENGVYRFDFLQNEGDEGRFLLIEAYETEGFRRSHLETPHFLNWRRTVPDMFSQGTTTVQYKPVYPKPSDWKRT; encoded by the coding sequence ATGATAGTAACGGTTTCTTCCTACAAAATTCTTCCGGAAAAAATCCAAGAATTTCTGCAAATAAGCTCCGATCTCGCAAAGGAATCCATAAAAGAGAACGGCGTTTACCGATTCGACTTTCTCCAAAATGAGGGTGACGAGGGACGATTTTTGTTAATCGAAGCGTACGAAACGGAAGGGTTTAGAAGATCGCATTTGGAGACCCCGCATTTTCTAAATTGGAGAAGAACGGTTCCGGATATGTTTTCCCAAGGAACCACAACCGTACAGTATAAGCCCGTTTATCCGAAACCGTCGGACTGGAAACGAACCTAA
- a CDS encoding NAD(P)H-dependent flavin oxidoreductase has protein sequence MKIRTSITDMLGIDLPIIGAPMFLVSYPDLVVAVSEAGGLGTFPSQNYRTIEELRRGLEEIRSRTKKPIGVNLILHKDHNPNWAKHLEVLLEFKVELIITSLGSPRSIVGEAKSVGTKVFCDVTTLKHARIVAKSGADALVAVAQGAGGHAGAISPFSLFPYLKKEVGLPVIAAGAISGGAQMAAALSLGADAVYIGTRLIASKEASASEEYKQMIVDSPPEEIVYTEKISGIPANWLRRSVEKAGDDFHSNRTHSIDQEFKRWKDIWSAGQGVAQIESVLPAGDIVRNMAKEYGEIIGKLPKPG, from the coding sequence ATGAAAATACGTACGTCCATCACTGATATGCTCGGAATCGATTTGCCGATCATCGGTGCTCCAATGTTTCTTGTTTCGTATCCGGATCTGGTCGTCGCCGTATCGGAAGCGGGGGGACTGGGAACATTTCCCTCTCAAAACTATAGAACCATCGAAGAATTGCGGAGAGGGTTGGAGGAAATTCGCTCCAGAACCAAAAAACCTATCGGTGTTAACTTAATTTTGCATAAGGATCACAATCCGAATTGGGCTAAGCATTTGGAGGTCCTCTTGGAATTCAAAGTGGAACTCATCATTACTAGTTTGGGAAGTCCCCGGAGTATAGTTGGAGAAGCCAAATCCGTCGGAACGAAAGTTTTTTGCGACGTCACGACTTTAAAGCATGCAAGGATCGTCGCGAAGTCCGGTGCGGATGCTCTTGTCGCGGTCGCGCAAGGAGCGGGTGGACACGCAGGAGCGATCTCTCCGTTTAGTCTGTTTCCATATTTAAAAAAGGAAGTCGGATTACCCGTTATTGCAGCGGGAGCGATCAGCGGAGGCGCGCAGATGGCCGCGGCACTTTCGCTAGGAGCGGACGCCGTCTATATCGGAACCAGGCTTATAGCTTCCAAAGAGGCTTCCGCCTCCGAAGAATATAAGCAAATGATTGTGGACTCTCCTCCCGAAGAAATCGTATACACCGAAAAAATTTCCGGGATTCCCGCAAACTGGTTAAGACGATCCGTCGAGAAGGCCGGAGACGATTTTCATAGCAATCGAACCCATAGTATCGATCAGGAATTTAAACGCTGGAAAGATATCTGGTCCGCGGGTCAGGGAGTCGCCCAAATCGAGTCCGTATTGCCTGCGGGTGACATCGTTCGAAATATGGCGAAAGAATACGGCGAAATCATAGGTAAATTACCGAAGCCCGGATAA
- a CDS encoding PaaI family thioesterase yields the protein MSREFKPRGADYKKRVKQIFLEANFIRLLEIELLEIEPGLIRTSLTVQDKHKQQNNFVHAGVISTLADHSAGAAAGTLIGEQQVVLTLEFKVNLLRPGIGDRLRCQAKVIYQGKTIIVAESEVFAEHHKREKLIAKATVTLAVLGKLYG from the coding sequence ATGAGCCGAGAATTTAAACCTAGAGGCGCCGATTATAAGAAAAGAGTTAAACAGATTTTTCTGGAGGCTAATTTTATTCGCTTATTAGAAATCGAATTGCTCGAGATCGAACCCGGTTTGATTCGAACTTCGTTAACGGTTCAGGATAAGCATAAGCAACAGAATAACTTCGTGCATGCCGGAGTGATTTCCACATTAGCCGATCATAGCGCCGGAGCTGCTGCAGGAACTCTGATCGGAGAACAGCAGGTTGTTCTTACGCTGGAATTTAAGGTTAATTTACTCAGACCTGGCATCGGAGATCGTCTCCGATGCCAGGCTAAAGTTATCTATCAGGGGAAGACGATAATCGTTGCCGAATCGGAAGTCTTTGCGGAGCATCATAAAAGGGAAAAATTGATCGCAAAGGCTACCGTAACTCTGGCAGTCCTAGGAAAGCTATACGGTTAG